In Posidoniimonas corsicana, the genomic window CGAGAGGTTCACACCTCCCCAGTGCCGACTCGTAGCCCCCGGCTCTGCCGGGGGACGGCCCGTCCGTTGGTGCGCAATCCCCCGGCGGAGCCGGGGGCTACGGGCAACTTGGTTTGCCTGCGGCACTAGCGAAGCCGCCTTCAGCAGACGGCCGTCACCCGTCGGCGGCCTTCCCCTTTCGCCTTTCCTCTTTCCCCTTTCGCACCGACTTTTGTCCCTTCTGGCGCTATCGATCCTTAGGGACAAAAGTCGACTCACACCGCTAGCCGGAAGACTCGTTTCACGCTTGTACAGCAGTGTCCGGCGCGTCCTGCGTGGTCGACTCAGCGGCGACTTTTGTCCCCTCGGCGCCCGGCATAGGGACAGAAGTCCCGCCGGCCGCTTCGCCCGCCAGGGTCGCGAACAGCAGGTCGAGCCCCGGCTGCAGCCGGTCCTGCGTCAGCGGGCAGATCACCTCCCGCTGCACCAGTTGCCGGGCCTTGGCGTGGGCGTCGGTCACCGCCCGCAGAAACTCCCCGTCACGTCGTTTGTCCTTGCCGCTTTGCCCGCGGCGTTCCTGGCGGTCCAGCATCCAGGCCGCGGCCCGCCAGTGCGTCCCCGACGCGCGGCGCATCGCCTCGAGCGGGTTCAGGTCGGCGGCCAGCTGGGCCCGCCGCATCCGCTCGTCGAAGTCTGGCTCGCAGTCCCGCAGCCGGCGGATGGTCTTCACGCTGCAGCCGACGTACATCGCCACCTTGGGCAGCGACATGCCGGCCGAAACCAACGCGCAAACCTCCCGCTGCTTCTGATCGTCTAGGCTCTTTGGTCGCCCCATCGCCATCGCTCACCCCCCTGTGTAGAACCCGCGCAACACCCCTCAGAACCCTTGATTCTACGGGTCCGGGTGGCCTGGTTTCTACCAAAAAAACAGGGGGATTCTGCCGGCCAGTCACCGCCTCCCTCAGCCCTAAGAGAACGCCCTGCGCGAGCCGGCGGCACGCGCAGGGCGTGGGCATTCTGGGGATTCAGAAAGCGGTGAGGTATCAAGCCGCGCGACGGCGGCGGGCCGCTGCGACCGCGCCCACCAGGGCCAGCCACGCCGTGGCTGGCTCGGGCACGACCTGGAAGACGTCGTTGGCCCCGCCGGTGGTCATCCACGTGAATGGGATGTCCAGCGAGTAGCCGTCGACCTGGCTGGGATCGAGCTTGGGGACGAACGGCTGCGAGACCACCGCGGTCATCTCGAACGAACCGCCGACAACGCCGTCGAACAACCCAGCCCCGGTCCCGGCGATCGGCGTGAAGTCCGCGACAAACTCCGCGGTGAACTCGGTTGCGCTGACGGGCGTCAGGGTCACGACGCCCTGGTAGTTCAGCGAGATCTGGCTGCCATCGCCCGGTGCGGTGCTGGAGAAGGTAACCGGAACCGAGTTGCTGAAATCGGCCACCAACGGGGGGCCGGGGTCGGTAATCATCACGCCCCCCACGTCCGCCGAGGTCAGTTCGTACGGCAGGCTCTCGCCCCGAAAGTTAATCATTCCTGTCGCGTTGAACGGCGCGAAATCGGTCGGCACGGCCGACAAGAAATCGGCGGTCCCAGCGCCGTCGATCGACACCGGCAGCGGCGTCTGGGCGGAGGCCGAGGCGGCGGCAATCAGCGCCGACATCAGCGGGAAACAGATCCAGTGTTTCATGAGGTCTTCCTGTGGTGTGGTGAGACTTCCGCCTAGGATGCGGGCAAGCGTATCCGATGCCGGCCTCGCGTCAATCATCTGTGCAGAAAGTTAACCAAACCCGCGGTGGCGTTGCTCAGCCCCAGACGCCTTCCCTCCCCCTGCACACGCCTGCAAGGAATGCCCCCGCCGTGTCCGCTGCGTGCTATGGCTGCCTGGGGCGACTAAGCTGCTCACCCCCAACCTTGCCCATGAAGTCTGTTCCCATGCCGTGGTTTGGGCGGATCCGCTTTTCGACCAGGACCCTGCTGCTGCTTACGCCGGCGGTGGCGCTGGCGGTGGCGCTGGCGGTGGTGCTGGTGCAGGCGTGGCCCAGCCATGGCGAGTGGCTCGGCCCCGCGGTGCTGGCGGGATCATTCCTGCTAACAACAGCGCTGGGCGCCGCCGTATGGATCGCGCCGCGGCGCCAACGGTGGGCCCGCCGGGCGCTGATCGGAGCACTGGCGGTGCTGCTATCGATTGGGCTGCTGTACCTGTCGTTCGGGCCGGCGTGCTGGGCGATGGCGTTCTATCACCCTCCTCCGCCAGCGGCCGCCAGGCTGTTCCATCACGTGTACGGCCCCATCGCCACCAACGTGGTGTTCGCCCCGCCGCGGCTCAGGGAGGCATGCGTCGCGTACCTCGGCTGGTGGATGCCCGCCGGCGCCGACTTCTGGGAGGTCGACCGCGGGATCGGCTTCAACGTTCCTGGGTGGTCCTACACGATCATCAGCTACTAGGCGGCCGACGATCACCGTTGCGCGCGCCCCGTGCGTTCTGCGCTTTGCGTCGGTTTCCCTTGCAAACGCGAAACGCTTTGCAACGGGCCGGTCGTCCGGGTTACAACGCATAGCCCTCCCCTGCCCTCCCGGAGTTGCTATGCCGATAACCGCTCATTGTCCCGCCACGCTGAAACGGTGTGTTGCGTTCATGATTCTGCTCGTGTCGGCCGGTGGAGCGTTCCCCACCGCGGTCATCGCCACGGAGGTTGTCGACGCCGCGCCGGCCAATGGCTACCGCGGCATCTGGTACAGCGTTGGCCGCACCGGCGATGAGTACCGCTACAAGTACTCCGGCGGCCTGGGCACGTACTGCGCCAAGCACGCCCCATTCGCCGTGCACCGGGCGGAGGTCGGCAAGACGTTCTTTGTGTACGGCGGGGCGGCGAGCGGGACCACCGACCGGCTGGTGCACATGGTGGGCTGCTACGACCACCAGACGGGCCTCGTCGCGCGGCCGCGGCTGCTGCTCGACAAGCAGACCGGCGACGCGCACGACAACCCGGTCCTGTCGGTCGACGACGAAGGCCACCTATGGGTGTTCTCCACCTCGCACGGGCGCGGCCGACCGTCGTTTATCCACAAGAGCGTCGAGCCGCACGCCATCGACCGGTTCGAGCGGATCGACGCCGTTTACGGTGGGGCCGGCGGCGAGACCCCGCTCGACAACTTCTCCTACGTGCAGGCCTGGCGGCGCCCGGCGGGCGGCTTCGCCGCGTTCTTCACGCACTACCAGGACCCGGCCGACCGAACCAGCATGTTCATGACCAGCGAGGACGGCCGCCGCTGGTCGGCGTGGACCCGACTGGCGGCGATCGAGAAGGGGCACTACCAGATCTCCGCGGCCCGGGACGGGCTGCTCGCGGCGGCCTTCAACTACCACCCGCGGAGCGGCGGCCTCGACAGCCGCACCAACCTCTACTACCTGCAGACGCCCGACTCGGGCCACAGCTGGCAGACAGCCGATGGCCAGCCGGTCGACACGCCCGTCACCTCGCCCAACTCGCCCTGCCTGGTGCACGACTTCGCAAGCGAGGGCCGGAACGTCTACCTGAAGGATATCCGGCTGGACGGCGCCGGCCGGCCGCTGATCCTGGTGGTCACCAGCGGGGGGCACGCGCCCGGGCCCACCAACGACCCGCGCACCTGGGAGCTGTTCCGCTGGACCGGCGACGCCTGGCGGCGGAGCGTGGTGGCGCGGTCGGACAACAACTACGACATGGGCTCGCTCTACCTGGAAGACGGCCGCCTGCGGGTGATTGCCCCGACGCTGCCCGGGCCGCAGGCGTACAACCCGGGCGGTGAGATCGCCATGCACGTCAGCACCGACGGCGGCCAGGCGTGGCGGCTCGAGCGGCGCCTTACCGATGGGTCGGAGCACAACCACGGCTACGTGCGGCGGCCGGTGGACGCGGCGGCCGACTTCTACGCCCTGTGGGCCGACGGTCACGGACGCCAGCCGTCGGAGTCGCGGCTCTACTTCTGCACGCAGGCGGGCGAGGTGTTCCGGCTGCCGACAACCATGGATAGCGCTTGGGCCCGCCCACAACCGGTGACGGCCCCGCCCGCTGACGCGCGCCCATAGCGACGAGGCCGGCCATGCGCCGCAAGAGTTGCCCCGCCGCCGGTCGGTTCGGTATGCTCGCACCAGCGGCGCCCCGCCGTCACCGCTCTGTTTTCTACGAAGGGACGCGCCATGTCGATGTACGCGATGATCGAGCTAGACGAGTCGGGCCACCAGCCCCTCCCCCCGGAGTTCGACCCGGACAACCAGGGCTTTGTCTACGGGCAGAACCTGGGGCAGTGCCGCGGTATCGACGAGCTCAACGCGATCTGCGAGGCGGCGGGCGTCGAGCCGATCGAGAACTTCCTGGCCGAAGACCTCGACGAAGAGGAGATGGAGGAGTTTGGCCTCGACCCTGACGAGATCGACGAGAAGTGGTCGCCGCTGGAAGACGGCGTGGCGACACTCAAGGCGCTGATCGCCGAGTTGGAGAAGCGGCCCGCCGACTCCCTCATCGGCGAGCACCCGGCCGAAGCGATCCTGTGGGACCTGCGGGTCAGCCTGTCGATCCCCCACAACGCACCGCCGGACCAGCTATTCCGCTACGTC contains:
- a CDS encoding helix-turn-helix domain-containing protein, with the translated sequence MAMGRPKSLDDQKQREVCALVSAGMSLPKVAMYVGCSVKTIRRLRDCEPDFDERMRRAQLAADLNPLEAMRRASGTHWRAAAWMLDRQERRGQSGKDKRRDGEFLRAVTDAHAKARQLVQREVICPLTQDRLQPGLDLLFATLAGEAAGGTSVPMPGAEGTKVAAESTTQDAPDTAVQA
- a CDS encoding PEP-CTERM sorting domain-containing protein, coding for MKHWICFPLMSALIAAASASAQTPLPVSIDGAGTADFLSAVPTDFAPFNATGMINFRGESLPYELTSADVGGVMITDPGPPLVADFSNSVPVTFSSTAPGDGSQISLNYQGVVTLTPVSATEFTAEFVADFTPIAGTGAGLFDGVVGGSFEMTAVVSQPFVPKLDPSQVDGYSLDIPFTWMTTGGANDVFQVVPEPATAWLALVGAVAAARRRRAA
- a CDS encoding BNR-4 repeat-containing protein, whose product is MILLVSAGGAFPTAVIATEVVDAAPANGYRGIWYSVGRTGDEYRYKYSGGLGTYCAKHAPFAVHRAEVGKTFFVYGGAASGTTDRLVHMVGCYDHQTGLVARPRLLLDKQTGDAHDNPVLSVDDEGHLWVFSTSHGRGRPSFIHKSVEPHAIDRFERIDAVYGGAGGETPLDNFSYVQAWRRPAGGFAAFFTHYQDPADRTSMFMTSEDGRRWSAWTRLAAIEKGHYQISAARDGLLAAAFNYHPRSGGLDSRTNLYYLQTPDSGHSWQTADGQPVDTPVTSPNSPCLVHDFASEGRNVYLKDIRLDGAGRPLILVVTSGGHAPGPTNDPRTWELFRWTGDAWRRSVVARSDNNYDMGSLYLEDGRLRVIAPTLPGPQAYNPGGEIAMHVSTDGGQAWRLERRLTDGSEHNHGYVRRPVDAAADFYALWADGHGRQPSESRLYFCTQAGEVFRLPTTMDSAWARPQPVTAPPADARP